A single genomic interval of Bdellovibrionota bacterium harbors:
- the prmC gene encoding peptide chain release factor N(5)-glutamine methyltransferase has protein sequence MKIQDLILTASNFLKDKSPSARLDAEVIIADVLKCPRTDLYIHSKKELAPQDLQECLQKIERRIQGEPVSYITNKKDFLNYTFYVQEGVLIPRPETELLVEYILHWIEEEKMEKEIWALDIGCGSGCIGISLLKEVFKMKVVAIDISDKAVETTRENAKNLEVSDKIDILQKDADHLSYKDFEFLKLKGFSGLFDVVVSNPPYIAKDDQLVEKNVKKFEPQEALYCEDSGLEKISKWTNLGGSVLREKGLWIFEIGASQGEAAKKIVTESGFFENVQLAQDYAGYDRFVIATKKSLLTNTSN, from the coding sequence ATTAAAATCCAAGATTTAATTTTAACAGCATCAAACTTTCTAAAAGACAAAAGTCCTTCAGCAAGACTTGATGCCGAAGTTATTATTGCTGACGTTTTAAAGTGTCCACGAACAGATCTTTATATTCATTCTAAAAAGGAATTGGCGCCGCAAGATCTTCAAGAGTGTTTACAAAAGATTGAGCGAAGAATCCAAGGTGAACCCGTTTCTTACATCACAAATAAAAAAGATTTTTTAAACTACACTTTTTATGTTCAAGAGGGAGTCTTGATTCCAAGACCCGAAACAGAGCTTTTGGTGGAATACATTCTTCATTGGATTGAAGAAGAAAAAATGGAAAAAGAAATTTGGGCTTTAGACATCGGTTGTGGATCTGGATGCATTGGTATTTCGCTTCTCAAAGAAGTTTTCAAAATGAAAGTTGTAGCCATTGATATTTCTGATAAGGCAGTAGAAACCACAAGAGAAAATGCTAAGAACTTAGAAGTTTCAGATAAAATTGATATTCTACAAAAAGATGCAGATCACTTAAGTTACAAAGATTTTGAATTTCTAAAGCTAAAAGGATTTTCAGGACTTTTTGATGTGGTGGTTTCAAATCCTCCTTACATTGCAAAAGATGACCAGCTCGTAGAAAAAAATGTTAAGAAATTTGAGCCTCAAGAAGCTTTATACTGCGAAGACAGCGGTCTAGAAAAAATATCTAAATGGACTAACCTTGGAGGATCTGTTTTAAGAGAAAAAGGGTTGTGGATCTTTGAGATTGGAGCTTCACAAGGCGAGGCAGCAAAAAAAATTGTCACTGAAAGTGGATTTTTTGAGAATGTCCAGCTGGCTCAAGATTATGCAGGCTATGATCGCTTTGTGATCGCCACAAAAAAGAGCCTTTTGACAAATACCTCTAATTAA
- the prfA gene encoding peptide chain release factor 1: protein MFKRLDDVEKKYEGVAQQILDPNVINDNKKYALIMKEYSTLKEIVDVYREYKKIEQERKEAKNILETEKDADLRAMAKEELPVLEKSVEELSAKLKILLLPKDPNDDKNIILEIRAGAGGDEASLFSEELFRAYTHYAQKYRWSVEVLSTSASPVGGFKEVIASINGDKVFSRLKYESGVHRVQRVPKTETQGRVHTSTITVAVLPEVDEVEINIHPNDLKIDVFRAGGSGGQSVNTTDSAVRVTHLPTNTVVICQDEKSQLKNKNKAIKILAARIQDAEEQKQIKDASDKRLAQIGTGDRSERIRTYNFPQSRVTDHRINHTVYQIDTLMEGGIDLMIEPLITHYQTEALKNSQGT, encoded by the coding sequence ATGTTTAAAAGACTCGACGACGTTGAAAAAAAATATGAGGGTGTAGCCCAGCAGATTTTAGATCCCAACGTAATCAACGATAATAAAAAGTACGCCCTCATTATGAAAGAGTATTCTACTCTCAAAGAGATTGTGGACGTGTATCGTGAATACAAAAAGATCGAACAAGAACGCAAAGAAGCCAAAAACATTTTAGAAACAGAAAAAGACGCAGATCTTAGAGCAATGGCAAAAGAAGAATTGCCCGTTTTGGAAAAATCTGTTGAAGAGCTCTCGGCAAAATTAAAAATTCTCTTACTTCCCAAAGATCCTAACGACGACAAGAATATCATTCTAGAAATTAGAGCTGGTGCCGGTGGTGACGAGGCCTCTCTTTTCTCAGAGGAACTTTTCAGAGCCTACACGCATTACGCGCAAAAATATAGATGGAGCGTAGAAGTCCTTTCGACTTCTGCATCACCCGTGGGCGGCTTTAAAGAAGTTATTGCCAGTATTAACGGAGATAAAGTATTTAGCCGTCTAAAATATGAATCAGGCGTTCACCGGGTGCAAAGAGTTCCAAAGACTGAAACTCAAGGTCGTGTTCATACTTCTACCATCACCGTAGCGGTACTTCCCGAAGTGGATGAAGTTGAGATCAATATACATCCCAATGATTTAAAGATTGATGTGTTCAGAGCAGGTGGATCTGGCGGTCAGTCGGTGAATACCACAGACTCGGCAGTGCGTGTTACCCATCTTCCAACAAACACCGTGGTAATTTGTCAGGATGAAAAATCACAGTTAAAAAATAAAAATAAAGCGATTAAAATCTTGGCAGCCAGAATTCAAGATGCCGAAGAACAAAAACAAATCAAAGATGCATCTGATAAGCGACTTGCGCAAATTGGAACAGGCGATAGATCAGAGCGCATTAGAACGTATAACTTCCCTCAGTCGAGAGTGACGGATCATAGAATCAACCACACAGTTTACCAAATCGACACCTTAATGGAAGGCGGAATTGATCTGATGATCGAGCCACTCATTACACATTACCAAACTGAGGCTTTAAAAAATTCTCAAGGAACGTAA
- the rpmE gene encoding 50S ribosomal protein L31 — translation MKPAIHPEYFDSSVVCVCGNTYMTKSTKKELRVDICSNCHPFYTGKQKLVDTEGRVDKFKKRYANFSSKSK, via the coding sequence ATGAAACCAGCAATCCATCCAGAATATTTTGACTCAAGCGTAGTTTGCGTTTGCGGAAATACATACATGACAAAGTCTACGAAGAAAGAACTTCGTGTTGATATTTGCAGCAACTGTCATCCGTTCTACACAGGAAAACAAAAACTTGTAGATACAGAAGGACGCGTAGATAAGTTCAAAAAACGTTACGCTAATTTTTCTTCTAAAAGCAAATAA
- the rho gene encoding transcription termination factor Rho, with protein MQLTEEERKELNSKDLKTKNITQLLELATKLNILHAAGMRRQDMIFEILKRAARFGDIYGHGVLEILPDGYGFLRSPDYNYLPGPDDIYVSPSQIRRIGLRTGDTVSGTVRPPKDGERYFALQKVETLNHESPEKAKDKILFDNLTPLYPEERLKLEYAPNNYTTRVVDLMSPLGKGQRALIVAPPRTGKTVLMQEIANAISTNHPEVKLIVLLIDERPEEVTDMLRSVKGEVVSSTFDEPPTRHVQVAEMVIEKAKRLVEHKHDVVILLDSITRLARAYNTVVPPSGKILSGGVDSNALHKPKRFFGAARNIEEGGSLTIIATALIDTGSRMDEVIFEEFKGTGNSEIHLDRKLMEKRIFPCMDINKSGTRKEDLLIDKADLNRIWILRKVLAPMNVVDSMEFILGKLSETKSNTEFLANMGGK; from the coding sequence TAAACATCCTTCATGCGGCCGGAATGAGAAGACAAGATATGATCTTCGAAATTCTAAAACGCGCAGCAAGATTTGGAGATATCTACGGTCATGGTGTTCTTGAAATCTTACCTGACGGATACGGATTTTTAAGATCTCCGGATTACAACTATCTTCCGGGTCCAGATGATATTTATGTGAGTCCATCACAAATTAGAAGAATTGGCTTGAGAACTGGTGACACTGTGAGCGGAACAGTTCGTCCGCCAAAAGACGGCGAAAGATATTTTGCTCTTCAAAAAGTAGAAACTCTCAATCATGAGTCTCCTGAAAAAGCGAAAGATAAAATCTTATTCGATAACTTAACCCCGCTTTATCCAGAAGAAAGACTAAAACTTGAATATGCTCCCAACAACTACACAACAAGAGTGGTTGATCTTATGTCTCCACTTGGAAAAGGCCAAAGAGCACTGATCGTTGCTCCTCCAAGAACTGGTAAAACAGTTTTGATGCAAGAGATTGCGAATGCAATTTCTACGAATCACCCAGAGGTAAAATTAATCGTACTTCTGATTGATGAAAGACCAGAGGAAGTAACAGATATGTTGAGATCTGTGAAGGGCGAAGTTGTTTCATCCACTTTTGATGAACCACCTACTCGTCACGTTCAAGTTGCCGAGATGGTCATCGAAAAAGCAAAGCGTTTAGTTGAGCACAAACATGACGTCGTTATTCTTCTAGATTCTATTACCCGCTTAGCAAGAGCTTACAACACGGTAGTTCCTCCTTCGGGAAAAATTCTTTCTGGTGGTGTAGATTCAAACGCTCTTCATAAACCAAAAAGATTCTTTGGTGCCGCAAGAAATATCGAAGAGGGCGGAAGCTTAACAATTATCGCAACTGCGCTTATCGATACAGGCTCAAGAATGGATGAAGTTATTTTTGAGGAATTCAAAGGTACTGGTAACTCAGAGATCCACTTGGATAGAAAACTCATGGAAAAACGTATTTTCCCATGCATGGACATCAACAAATCTGGTACTCGTAAAGAGGATTTACTCATAGATAAGGCTGATTTGAACCGAATCTGGATCCTCAGAAAGGTTTTAGCACCAATGAACGTTGTGGATAGTATGGAGTTTATTTTGGGCAAACTTTCGGAAACGAAGTCCAATACAGAGTTCCTTGCGAATATGGGCGGAAAGTAA